The Rosa chinensis cultivar Old Blush chromosome 7, RchiOBHm-V2, whole genome shotgun sequence DNA segment TCTCACCTGTTTTTTGGTAAGAGGTTTCACAACTACCGTCTGCAGAACAGCTTAGTAAAATCTTGAATCCCAACCCGCCCAAAATTTTGGTATTTTAACAATTGAAACTTTGTTATTTTGCCGAAGAGTTGATTATATATGACAGTTCTATGGAGGTGACTCGGGTGGGTTGATACTTGATAGACTTCATTTACGATCTTTAAATTGCTCATCTTCCTCACAGTTGTAAGAGCAAACATCACATTGTATACAGAGAAAAGAAACCATTTTCTAAGTAACTTTAAGGGGCACTGGGATGCAAAAGCGCAACCGGGTTTTTCCAGTACAATGTTGAACATAAAGATAAAATTGAGAGAACTCCAACTGCGAATTGCTCCTCCATTACAACCTTGACTGAAAAAGCATGCCATCTAAAAACATCACATTGTATACAGAGAAAAGAAACCAGTTTCTAAGTAACTTTAAGGGGCACTGGGTTGCAAAAGCACAACCGGGTTTTTCCAGTACAATGTTGAACATAAAGATAAAATTGATAGAACTCCAACTGCGAATTGATCCTCCATTACAACCTTGACTGAAAAAGCATGCCATCTAAAATACGAGCATGCCATGTTATAACAAGTTCCAGAAGCCAGCAGTTAGTTTCTAAGAAAAGTTACAAGCCTTTTGGTCCATCCAATATCCAGACTATTGACAAGTGAATGCACAGTGAGAAATCTGATTCCGGAATTGAGTGAATTGCAGTATAGTATTGACACTGGATGATGGAATGAGATGGCCAAGTACTTCCCAACACTGAATTTATGTTCAACCCTTCTGAATGTAGCTTTGCATTTTTCTGATAGGTGCATTGTACAGCATTCCTGGAACTCAGGGGCAATTGCTACGAGGTTGATGCCTCATTAATAGTTTCATTCAATGAGGCAGCCAAGTATTCTGCCAAGTTTGGCTGTGGAGTGGACCTGTTCGAACCTTCTGAAACGCTTGCTTTATTTTTGTTACCATAGAAGGGAGTATCTACCCCCTTCCGGATAACAGGTGGCAAAGCTTTCCATGTAACAGGTGACAAACCTTTCCATGGATCTTCTTCAACCATGGAAGCATTGTAAAACTGTTCTGGACACAATGGACGACCATCAGAACCCCGCCCACGTCCACCTCGCCATCCTGACCCAGAGCGCCCCCTACCTCTACCTGAACTTGATCTAGGACTATGACTACCTCCATGTACTGAATGAGGGGTTGGACTATGACTGACCCAGTGCCCCCTACCTTGCCGAGTATTGGAACCAAACCCAGGGCTTCCGGGTGGTCCAAATCCAGGGCTTCCTGGTGGCCCAAATCCGGGGCTTCCTGGTGGTCCAAATCCTGGGCTTCCTGGTGGTCCAAATCCCGGGCTTCCCGGTGGCCCAAATCCTGGGTTTCCCCGTGGCCCAAATCCCGGGCTTCCCGGTGGCCTAAATCCGGGGCTTCCCGGTGGCCCAAATCCGGGGTTTCCCGGTGGTCTAAATCCGGGGCTACCTGGTGTTCTAAATCCGGGGCTACCTGGTGGTCTAAATCTAGGGCCAGGAAAACTGCTTTCTCTTGAGGGATCAGGAGGGAAATTATAACTCGCCGGACTTTGAGCTCCATTCCAGACTTCAGGTGAATTTGTATGATGCATGACAAAAGGTCTCACCATTCCTGTGGGGTTTCTCTGAGGAACAAAGTTTTGTTGGTACATTCTCTGGTCTGGTGAGTAATTGCTCTGAAACTGATGAGGTGGAGGAGGCATTCCAGGGTTACTTGGTCTTCCTAAATCATCATTCAAAGAACCAAAATCAAGAGGAAAGCAAagactaaaaaacaaaaaaaatataaaaggacAGGTAACAAAGAGGAACTCTCAGTGTCGAGTACTTTGGCCTGAAGCATTCCAAGCATGCATCAAATATTACAAGATGACACTTCTTCTGTTCGAATAAGTTAAATGACACTTGCAACGGAATGAAATTCCCACACGCGCAATAAAACTTTTTCCAGCACACATAATGACACAAGAAACCATCATGTTACCCATAGTTTCCAGTTTGCCTAAGGTCTCCAAGAAGAGCTTAAAAACAATTTAGTTTCACTTTTTAAACCACTTTCTTATACACAAAAGAATACAAGAACTTATTCTCTATATCCCACACTAATACAGttcattaaatttgaaaaacaaaatcaaatgaGGCAACCATGTATGATTATATGACAGCCAGCAGAAAGCAAAACGTTTTTAACATAATACAGTACCTGAAAGAGGTGGAGGAAACCTTGGCAAAGGAAGATCACCAGTATCTGAATGTTTGAAACTATTTGATGCTATCTGATCACCAACTTTACATCGCTTAGTGTCTGAAGAGAAGCCCGCCATTGGGTCTGTATAAAAACCAAACCTCGAAGGAGCACAGGGCTCCTCCTGCGCGACATTCACATTATCATCAGCCAGCGGATTGGAAAGGTAACCTGGTACATCTGAACTTGTATCATTATGAGAAGCTTCAGCTTCTAGGCGCATTGCTCTTAGTCGTTCCTTTCTCTTCTCTGAAGTCTCCATCTAACCTGAACACTTAAACATCGTCACAAATTCATTTGAATAAAGATTTACTTATCGATTTCAAACCTCTTCACTTTGTTTCAAGCAAAGCTATACACGGTCAAAAAAAACATCTCAGCCTCAACCTACTTGAACAATACttgaactcaaaaaaaaaaaaaaaaacccttcaAGAAACATCTAACACTACAACATTTTAAGAAAATTCCCAATTAACTTAACATTAAGAACCCCAAAACCCTCATCAATTTTGTCATTAAATTGTAAAATTCCAAAAGTATTATTAACCCTATCCCTAAATTTTGTAACTTGACTCATTCCCTCTCTTAATATGCTTCACCTAAGCTTGATTCCCATGACCCGCACAGCCCTAACCCTATGTTTGACATGGAAATCGTCACAAAATAACAGTAAAAGTAAGGAATtatcaacaaaaataaaacagtaAAATGTAGAAGCCAAAAAGTTTTCAAATTACATGTAGAAGCTTGGTATATACTGGAATCGAACATTGCAACAAAATTAAtctcagggaaaaaaaaaaaagtagaatcGTAAAGATTAATGTGGAGTTAAACCCTAGTAGAGATAAGAGGGAGAAAAGAGAGTACCTGACGACTTCTGGGTGAAGTTCTTGAGCTTGATCGTTGGGTacagagagaggaggaggaggagatgaaATTTTGAAGAGCTTTCTGCAAATTCTGAACCTTTGAGTCTTGGATTTAACCTAAACTGGGCTCTGGGGCGACGAAGTCTTGTCAAAATAGGATATGTTGGGCCGAGTTGAGTTGACTTGTTGGACTTGGGCCCATTTTGTAAAATGAATTTGTAATTCCCAACAAAACTGTATTTTCATCAATTCATGGATGGAGCTATAGAATTTTGGTGTCAAAACTTCACTAAAATATTAGTTTTCTATAATGTCCTTTacaataattattaaaaaatcataataaatcaTTTAAGTGAAAACttaaaaaacataaatatataaaattgaaaaagttaGTATAAGAAATTTTTCCCCgtttttcttattttcaataataatacatGCATCGCACGGGTATGAAGCTAGTATTTTTAAAATGAGATTTTTAAGTGAATTTATAAAGGGTGCAaatattgccaccctactattttcttagttcaccctacaaacatttaaattattgaaatactatattacccaagtgcaaaatgactaataagtacactaattttctaaaatccaaatatgtaagaaaaagtaaatatataagtaattaattaaatacaaaaactacttaatttttcattggataacattaatcttacccaaatttgaatttattactattttttttatctttttgttgcatcctcatcgttaattcgttattcaattcacaaaaccattacctttaacttcaacaaaatctttgcaatatttcttgtgaacaccgaaagtaaaaatttaaaacacaaaggaaaaaaaaaatcaatctcttcttcattgatcatagttgtaaatttactagtctttttacatagattgaaattgaaagaaaaaatttaaaaaatgggagtaaatcagattatgattttattaggaaactttaaaaaattttaatttttttatgagtataaattaaatgagagattttcactaaaaatatttattttttaattggatatgtcatataaggatatttttggaaagagaagtgggttaaataagtaaatttaataattaaaattaaaatgtagggtgtaatgagcaagtatggtgaacaaagaaattggtagggtggcaatagctaCACCCTTTATAAATTGACGGTTGGATGCTTATGTGTTGAAGTATTTATGTTTCAACGAAAATTTGGACTACTTGTCAATTATTGATTTAAAAGTCTTTGTAGAGTTCTAATTTTAAACTACTCAATCCTCATAGTCTTTTTAAAGTCCTCATTAGAGACTCTCTCAtactttataaaaaataaaaaatttactgACCTTTTTTGTAACTGAACGGCAATAGAGAACAATAAACTTGATTATGATTGTTGAATTGAATAAAGATAAAAACCAATGCTCCAACcaaatatgtgtgtgtatgtggaTGAGAGCGATGGACACATTGATTGAGGGATAAGCTTTCTAGTTATAGTTATATGTAAATTACATTGaaaaattaatatttacaaGATATTTATGCCTGTGAAATTTATAATCTTTCTATCTGTATACAAATCACTTTGTtagtaaattcaaaattttctccattaaaaatgtaattttgtttaattagtcAAAATAAATCTAAGACTAATTAATTCAATAAAGTTTGACTCTTTTGGGTTCTTAATCGAGTTtgactctatttttttttcttttttttgccaATGAGTTTAACATTTTCTTAAGACTCCTGTCTCCTCACTCAGTGTACTATAGTCAATTAGCAAATGTTGCAcgagaaattcttaggtggggGTTTCCCCACCATGTGTCTTTACGGCCCTCCAATCAAAAGAGAGGAAATTTTCCATCTTTTTCAAAACTGCCCCTGCTCCCTGAAGtgcaatacccaaaacaccccTCCTGATGGGCAGTGATTGGCCCTCCCCACCACGTGTCCGTGCGGGTGCCCTACACAAGATTCTCTCATGTTGCACATGTCCTTGTGTACTTTTGCAGCTAGCCTCAATCTAATTTGTAATCTACattgcatttttctttctttagtcaaaattcttataaaatgacaaaatttaaattaccaaaaaaaaaaaaaaacatggagtgtggattgtaaaatgagaAGTATAGTTTCACTTCCTAATATAAAAATTGAATCTTTCTATAAATGGCCTTGTGCTGTTTTTAGAATTAGGGTTCATAAATTAGGGCAAAATATGAAATACATTACTCATGTTTGTCCTCCGAATTGGACCAAATCAGGAAAAAAGTAATTTCCAAAACAGAGAAAACAACTCTAAGCTGTATTCCAAATATGCATAATCTAGAAGGtccaaaaagtaataaaaataaaaaagggcgTTCATTTTAAGGAAACAGACACAAAGATCTTCCCCTGTCCCTGTCCCTGTCCCCTAAAGAAACAAGACCCTCTTGGGAATTTGGGATAGAGTTTAGAATCTCCGAGAAATTTACCATATGAGCAAGTCTCTCTCATTGTATATATTTTCACAACACTGGGAGTGAAACTCAGAGACATTTGGAAAATGGGTTTGGAGAAAAAGGTTACCAGAAGCATGCCCAGAAATTACTTGAAGAAATGGAAAGCTCGGAGGCCACTCACAATTTGCAAGCATGGCTTCTTTGACCTGAGTCATGTGTCTCCACTGGTCTTCATCTACCTGTTGAAAGAGTTTTACTCTAGGGGTATGCTACTTTTTCCCCTCACTCTCTGTAAGCACATTCTGTTTCTGCTGTGATGATGTCTTGAATTGAAATTTGCTCACTTTTTCTGATGCTTTAGTTGCCAATAGAGAACACTCAATACTGTGTGCTTTAGTTGTTCATAGAATTAAGCATGGGAGGGACTGGCTTTGTTGGCTTATACCAAAGATTTGATCTTTAATTTAGCTTGTTCTGCTTTTAATTCAGTACTGGTAGTCCTTTACTCAAATCACTAGTTTTTGGCAAATTGTCTTCTGGTTTGTGTTGTTAAGAATACATCTGTTAGGCTTAGGTCTATTGACTGGTTGTTCCACCAAACTTATGTCCTGGAGGCAGGTATAGGCATACAGAGGGTAGAAGCATTTAGGAGGTTAAGTATTCATATGATTACATGTTCAGTCTTACCATGCATCTAGTCTGTGTGTCTCTCAAATATTTGAAAGGCACTGTGGAAGATGAATGATTGCACAGTTCCATTGCAAATTTGAAGAATTTGTTATGAGATCTTAGTTCATGTGTAAGGTTTCCAGAATACTCTTGCTTCACTCGATTTCCAACTGAAATGAGTTTCGTTATGCATGATgtctttggttttttgtttggttAGTCTTTCTCTGAAGGCTAGGAGACTCATTTACCTAATTGCACTTCTTTGTGTCTGCTCTCTAGGTTTCACTGTATTCCATATTTAGTTCAAGTATAGAGAAGGAATCTTTCTACAAATACTTTGCCTAACTTTGAACACGTAATGATGTAATGGTCAGTATGGGATTTAAGCACTACATTTCTATTGCGGTGTGATGCAGTAGGATTACCAGTTCAGGAGTTCAAATTCGGACAAATATGAAATGCATGCCTCATGTATTTGGTCTATAAATGCACAACTCATGTTGTTTCGTTAATAAATGTAATCATTTCACCTGAAGAAAGAACAAAATATTTTCCTAAACAGAAATAACAATCACACAAGGCAtttattaatgaaaaaaaaaaaaaactatttctcTCCTTGAAATTGTTGCACGGCAAAGGTCAGTGTCAAAACTTTCATGACCTTATTTACTCAATTTTAGCCTGTATTTTGGAGGTGATGATTCTTTcctgtttgtgtttttctcaTTGGTTCTTTCATCTAGTAGGCAAATGTAAGGCAACAAAGAAGTTCCAAGCTCTTGAAGAACAGGTCCATATGGTGCTACACAATGACCCCCAACCTGGACGAGCTACTTTTGTTGTTCAGTGCCTCTATGTCTTACCTATAATTGGAGTGTACTCTGAAGGATTCAGTTATTTAATTATATCCGCTCTTTCTCGTTTCCTAAGAATAGAAGCTTCCATGGGGGACTCTCTGCAAGCAAAAGACCTTGCTGCCCAGTTATTTCTCGACATTGTTGGTGGATTTGTCAACCATGATAACAGGATTGTTGAGAAGATATTTGAAGTTTTTGATGTTCAGTTGGAAAACATTGAGAAAGTGATGCGCCAGAATGCAAAGAATGCTTGCATTTATGACATTGCAAAAAAATTTGTTGAGCAATATATAATTAACTTGATTGAGTCTGAATCATATATGACAGCTGTTAGTCTATTAGAGCACTTCTCTATCCGCCAGTTTGGGAAATCTTTTCTTCTTAGTATGATACGAAGCAAGCAATTTGAGGCAGCAGAAAAATGGGCAACATTCATTGGAAAGCCAATGTTATGTGTTCTTGTCCATGAGTACATTGACAGGGATATGCTAAACAATGCTAAGGAGGTTATGCAGAAAAACAATTTCGTGCAGGATTTCCCTGATATTTATTGCAAGTATGAAGAGAGCTTGCTAAAGAAACTAGCAGATAAAGGATGCTGGGATATGGCAGAAGCAAGGACAAACTGTAATAGGCATCTTCTTGAATATCTGGTTTCTTTAGCAATGGAGGCTGGTTGCTTAGAGAAGGTTGACAAATTATGTGATCGATACTCGCTCAAAGTGCCTGAGCCAAGTCTTCATTGTGTGCATCAGGATGAGGTGCTTGTAGAAGATATCATTTGTGTTGATAAAGTTGATGCTTCTAATGAAGCAACCTGTCAAATTGAGGAATCCAAAGTCGTAGGTCTTGATCATGAATGGAAAGTGTATTATGCAAAAGGAGGTACAAAAAATATGGTTTGTATCATGCCAGTTGCTTCGGGGAAGATGGAGGAAAAGGTTACTAGCAGAAGGCCCAGAAATTACTTAAAGAAGTGGAAATCTCAGAGGCCACTCACCATTTCCAAGCATTGTTTTTCAGACCTGAAGTATATTTCTCCCCCGGTGTTCATCTACCTTTTCAAAGAGTGGTACTTTAGGGGTATGTTACTTTTTCTCATTCATTGTATTCACCGTCTTTAAGCTCATTCTGTTTCCTCTGTGATGTCGTGAATTGAATTGAGCTCATTTTTTTGATGCTTTAGTTGCCAAGAGTGAAAACTGTGTGCTTTAGTTGTTCATAGATATAAGCATGGGAAGGACTTGTCTTGTTACCTCTACCAGTACAGAATTAAAGGTCATTTACTCAGTTACTAACTTGTGCTTTTAATTCTGTACTGGTAGACCACCTGATATGAAGGTCATTTACTCAGTTACTAACTTCTGCCTATTTATGTTCAAAATTATCTACTACTTTTTGAAGAATTGACATCTGTTAGGTGATCTAGCTGTTCCAAAAACTTATGTCCTTAAGGTGGTAGGCATACAGAGGTTAGATGCATTTAGAGATCTTTAAGTACTCGTGGAACTAAATTGTTCAGTCTTACTGAGTCTGTTCTCCAAATATTTGAAGGTACTGTCCCCTCATGAGAATGGTTGCACAATTACATTGCAAATGGAGTTGAAATTTGTTAAAAGACATTAATTATGGTGAACAAGTGTTGCAAGGTTTCCAGGATGCACTTGTTTCATCGATTTGCAAATAAAATTAGTTTCATTATGCATATCTCTTGTGTGTTCTTTCCGGCTAGTATTTCTCTGAAGGCTAGGAGTC contains these protein-coding regions:
- the LOC112179273 gene encoding collagen alpha-1(III) chain isoform X2 translates to METSEKRKERLRAMRLEAEASHNDTSSDVPGYLSNPLADDNVNVAQEEPCAPSRFGFYTDPMAGFSSDTKRCKVGDQIASNSFKHSGRPSNPGMPPPPHQFQSNYSPDQRMYQQNFVPQRNPTGMVRPFVMHHTNSPEVWNGAQSPASYNFPPDPSRESSFPGPRFRPPGSPGFRTPGSPGFRPPGNPGFGPPGSPGFRPPGSPGFGPRGNPGFGPPGSPGFGPPGSPGFGPPGSPGFGPPGSPGFGPPGSPGFGSNTRQGRGHWVSHSPTPHSVHGGSHSPRSSSGRGRGRSGSGWRGGRGRGSDGRPLCPEQFYNASMVEEDPWKGLSPVTWKALPPVIRKGVDTPFYGNKNKASVSEGSNRSTPQPNLAEYLAASLNETINEASTS
- the LOC112179273 gene encoding protein SICKLE isoform X1, which produces METSEKRKERLRAMRLEAEASHNDTSSDVPGYLSNPLADDNVNVAQEEPCAPSRFGFYTDPMAGFSSDTKRCKVGDQIASNSFKHSDTGDLPLPRFPPPLSGRPSNPGMPPPPHQFQSNYSPDQRMYQQNFVPQRNPTGMVRPFVMHHTNSPEVWNGAQSPASYNFPPDPSRESSFPGPRFRPPGSPGFRTPGSPGFRPPGNPGFGPPGSPGFRPPGSPGFGPRGNPGFGPPGSPGFGPPGSPGFGPPGSPGFGPPGSPGFGPPGSPGFGSNTRQGRGHWVSHSPTPHSVHGGSHSPRSSSGRGRGRSGSGWRGGRGRGSDGRPLCPEQFYNASMVEEDPWKGLSPVTWKALPPVIRKGVDTPFYGNKNKASVSEGSNRSTPQPNLAEYLAASLNETINEASTS